AGAAGCAGCCAGTTGGCTCAGGAGGACCTGGAGGGCACTAGCTGGGCCACAGCTGTGGCTCTAGCATGGCTCGAGCACCGCTGTGCCGGCTACTTCATGGAGTGGGAGCTGATGGCAGCAAAAGCAGACTTCTGGCTGCGCGGTCAGGAGCTGCCCGAGGGAGTGGACCTGGCAGGGCTGAAGGGAGCGGCCAGACAGCTGTTCCTGTTGCTGCGCCACTGGGACGAGAACATCAAGCTCAACATGCTGTGTTATAACCCCAATAATATGTGAGACAATGATCTCTAAGGAAACTGAGCCACACCTACTGAATAGCATAATCACTTGTTACCAATGATAGTGATTCCTACTGTAAGTAGCAACGCCTTTACATGGAAAAGTAAATCCTGTATTTTATCTGCAGGATCAACTAATACCATAACCTAGTGCCAAGTTCATTTTAATAAGTTGCACATGCAAATTTCTACTGATGGAAGACTTTATATGTATGTGACATAAATACCAAGTGGCCTTTTATCATAAATCTATATATTGCTTTATGCAATCACAAGAATGTCTTGACCACCTGAATGGGCTCTTTGTagtctatactgtatatagtcaATTACTTTGCCAAGTGTATAATCACATTGAGTCTGTATTGAATGGGAATGATTTTGATTATCGGGATGATTATTTGATAAAACCTTACTTTAATTAATGAAATTATTGttgggaaaataaaaaaataaaacagtggaACTTAGACATTTGTTGTAACGTGTAACAAAAGCATACatgcaaaaagaagaaaaaacatcaaaGTGGCATCTCTGTTTAATATAAAATGTCACACTTTTGCTGTCTCAGTCTACTGCAAACTTTTCACATTACTTATGTGCTTACGAGTATAGTGAGCCACTCACAacagaaatgaatgaattatgTAACAAATCAGAAAAATAGCCATGATTGTCTGCAGCTtagttttacacatttttgtaGAATTATACGAACTACTGGAAAAGATTTTTGGCCTTGTATTGGAGAATAATGCACCTACTGGGCAAGTGGAAATACCGCAGGGTATTGCCAGATATGCAATTATTTAAAGCTTTTGGTGCTGCGTTCTGTATCATAGTAATGATATTCCTTTATATACTGCCTTCTTAACACATTGTACAAGATAATTTGTGCACCACTAAATTAGTTTTTGAAAATATCAGAATATCAAGTAAGGGTAAATGATTAGGCCAGTTGAAATATGGGCAGATAGAGAAATATAGCCTATGTAACAAATGCTCTCAAAACAGCATAATATTCACAATTTCATCTAGCATGCTACTCTTCCTATcatgtactgtatctgaaaATGAAACCTGAGAAtccatgttttctttctctttttatcGCTTCAACTGCAAGGGACTACTTCATCATGTAGGTATCTGTCTGCAGACTCCACCCACACACGTTAGCTTCCTTCACTTTTAGCAGTGAGCTGAGATGAGAAGCATTAAATGGCTCCTTGTATTCACTCATAAAAACAAGTCTATCCCAGTGACCTCCCTCGCACCGGTGTTGTGAGGATCAAAGAGAGGTGGGTGATGGAGGCTGTTCAGCAGCTGATTAGACTAAAATACAACGTCCAGTCCAATCATACTGTGGCTCACTGGCTTTTGTCCTTGACgggtgtgtgttcttgtgtttcTGCTGGGGCTGAAGGCAGCGGTGGAGCCAGCCACAGACACAGGAGGATGATGAGGTGACAGACGTGGAGGGCGGCTGAGCTGCTGTTAGTAGAAGGGTAGGTGTTCCATGAAAGCTCGACCAGACCCAGGATCAGGACCCTGAACACAAGGGGAAGAAAATATAGCCTTAAAGGGtcatctcgttttttttttaacctagaTCCTATTTTCTAGGGGTGAGGGGGGGCGGAGCCGTATgtatcatgattttttttttttttaattgattctTTCCCCTAGAATGgatatttttgatttatttattttgaccaATTAATCACCTAAAAATGTTGTAtttatacggtaccgctgacggcaactacatcatatctgtttccaaCAAAACAggccgaaagcagaaaatgcaaaaaatacatgtcatgtacttctttacaaatgaaataaatgtcagacttaCGAAACTAATCAATAATATAACTTATAGTTTAGTATTTAGAATCCCCCTTACCTGAGCAGGTGGGCCAGCTTCTTGACTCCTCCACTCCAGAGCAGGTAAGGCAGCGTGTGGAAGTACCAGACGTAGAACTGGTAGTGCAACGAACGACTGAAGCACATGCCAATGAAGTTAGAGGTGAAGAGAATCAGCACCATCTGTGATATTCTGTTAAGGTTTGACACAAAAGCTGGTGAATACTAGGAACATCATTCATTTACATGTTTAGCCAATGTATATTTGACACCTAGCAGTAAAAGTCatcgtgttcctttaaggaacAGTATTGTGCAGATAGGAGTAGATTCAAATGGAACAAAAGGATATGATCAACAGTGTTTTTCTGAGCAGGGGTTTTCCTCTTGCTTGGCTCCTTGAGGAGTTCAAAGATGCTTTCTCCTGGCCTGGGAAGAGAGAAAATAGTTACTTATTCATACAAGTCTCATGCTTCTTCTAATATCTGGAATATATAAATGAGTTCAACTACTGACTGAGCCAACGCCTGCCGTTTTGTTGAACAAAAAAGCTGGCACGACTTTAACCCGTTTTATTCCAGCTCACGTCAAACTATAATGCCAACAGCAACCTTGGCACAGCCAAAGTCTGTCTCACCTCTTCCAACGGCGGAGAGCAAAGAGCAGCAGGGTGAGCAGGTGGGCAGCCAGCAGGAGTAAGTGGAAGTACCGATTCAAGAAGAACCATTCTGGCAGGAAGCGCCAGTTGACCGTCCACTTAAACATAAACTGGCGGCCAAGATCAAATGCCCGGCTTATATAACCCATGGGATTCTCCAGGAGGAAAGGCAGACCCAGCAAAAGCTGCAATATCAAGACAGAATCATTTAGACACGATGCTTGGCAATACTGGACACCATTGAAAAAATATGTGAGTATGCCAGTAAAACTGTGCCTGGTTTTATGTTATAAGGAATATTTTACCTGTATGCCCGCACACAGAGAAAGTTTGGGGATTGTCCTGATTAGACCAAACTCagacaggaggaggaaaagTAGTCCCGGAGCAAAAAGGAGCACATTCATTTTCACAGACACTGCTAAACTgtcagaaagagaggaagattaAGTTGTAATTTCATCATGTAACGCATGGCAAAAAACTGATATGGTGTTActttacaaatatacatatgACACTGTACACATGATATTTCTCCATTACATGAAAAGCCAGATGAAAATCTGCATTTTGCTGTTAAGGAGTCTATTCTTGCCTGTAAAGGCCGCAGCCCAGAGTCCAGTATCCATCCATGAAGAGGTTGACAGCTGCAAACAGCAGCATCATGGCCACTGGATCATTAAAGAGACGCAACACAAAGATGGAGTGGATCCGATAAGAAGCACAGCACACAAAGAAGAACACATAGGGAGGAACCTGGAGAAATTagaagaaataaacaaatataattaTGTCaagggaa
This is a stretch of genomic DNA from Sander vitreus isolate 19-12246 chromosome 12, sanVit1, whole genome shotgun sequence. It encodes these proteins:
- the alg3 gene encoding dol-P-Man:Man(5)GlcNAc(2)-PP-Dol alpha-1,3-mannosyltransferase, with the translated sequence MKTLRDDVQRRMSLSASFHSVTTYTLHAAEMAGGVRKKSPGSPSPLWGKLHTLWQDKHLVLFKTEYTLLVVSVLWFLEIGINVWVIQKVAYTEIDWKAYMDEVEGVINGTYDYTELKGDTGPLVYPAGFVYIFTALYYITSHGVNIRLAQYLFAAFYLITLLLVFRIYNRTKKVPPYVFFFVCCASYRIHSIFVLRLFNDPVAMMLLFAAVNLFMDGYWTLGCGLYSLAVSVKMNVLLFAPGLLFLLLSEFGLIRTIPKLSLCAGIQLLLGLPFLLENPMGYISRAFDLGRQFMFKWTVNWRFLPEWFFLNRYFHLLLLAAHLLTLLLFALRRWKRPGESIFELLKEPSKRKTPAQKNTVDQMVLILFTSNFIGMCFSRSLHYQFYVWYFHTLPYLLWSGGVKKLAHLLRVLILGLVELSWNTYPSTNSSSAALHVCHLIILLCLWLAPPLPSAPAETQEHTPVKDKSQ